The Cervus elaphus chromosome 21, mCerEla1.1, whole genome shotgun sequence genome window below encodes:
- the DCAF13 gene encoding DDB1- and CUL4-associated factor 13 encodes MKVKMLSRNPDHYVRETKLDLHRVPRNYDPTLHPFEVPREYIRALNATKLERVFAKPFLASLDGHRDGVNCLAKNPKSLATVLSGACDGEVKIWNLTRRKCIRTIQAHEGFVRGICTRFCGTSFFTVGDDKTVKQWKMDGPSCGEEEEPLHTILGKTVYTGIDHHWKEAVFATCGQQVDIWDEQRTNPICSMTWGFDSISSVKFNPIETFLLGSCASDRNIVLYDMRQATPLKKVILDMRTNTICWNPMEAFIFTAANEDYNLYTFDMRALDTPVMVHMDHVSAVLDVDYSPTGREFVSASFDKSIRIFPVDKSRSREVYHTKRMQHVICVRWTADSKYIMCGSDEMNIRLWKANASEKLGVLTSREKAATDYNQKLKEKFQYHPHIKRISRHRHLPKSIYSQIQEQRIMKEARRRKELNRIKHSKPGSVQMVSEKKKHIVAVVK; translated from the exons TTCCAAGAAACTATGATCCTACCTTACATCCTTTTGAGGTCCCACGAGAATATATAAGAGCTTTAAATGCTACCAAACTGGAACGGGTATTTGCAAAACCATTCCTTGCCTCCCTGGATGGTCACCGAGATGGAGTCAATTGCTTGGCAAAGAATCCAAAGAGCCTGGCTACTGTCCTTTCTGGGGCATGTGATGGAGAG GTTAAAATTTGGAACTTGACCAGACGAAAATGTATTCGTACAATACAAGCACATGAAGGTTTTGTACGAGGAATATGTACTCGCTTTTGTGGGACATCTTTTTTTACT GTTGGTGATGACAAAACTGTGAAGCAATGGAAAATGGATGGACCAAGCTGTGGAGAAGAGGAGGAGCCATTGCATACTATATTAGGAAAG ACAGTGTATACAGGAATTGATCATCACTGGAAAGAAGCTGTTTTTGCCACGTGTGGACAGCAAGTAGACATTTGGGATGAACAAAGAACCAATCCTATATGTTCAATGACTTGGGGATTTGACAGTATAAGCAGTGTTAAATTTAACCCAATTGAG ACATTTCTCTTGGGAAGTTGTGCTTCTGACAGGAATATAGTACTGTATGATATGAGACAAGCTACTCCTCTGAAAAAG GTCATCTTAGATATGAGAACAAATACAATTTGCTGGAACCCTATGGAAGCATTCATTTTTACTGCAGCAAACGAAGATTACAA CCTGTATACTTTTGATATGCGTGCCCTGGACACTCCTGTAATGGTGCATATGGATCATGTGTCTGCAGTGCTTGATGTGGATTACTCTCCCACTGGGAGAGAGTTTGTGTCAGCTAGTTTTGATAAATCTATTCGAATCTTTCCTGTGGACAAAAGTAGAAGCAG GGAAGTCTATCACACAAAGAGAATGCAGCATGTTATCTGTGTAAGATGGACCGCTGACAGCAAGTACATTATGTGTGGATCTGATGAGATGAACATTCGTCTATGGAAAGCTAATGCTTCTGAAAAGTTGGGTGTG cttaCATCACGAGAAAAAGCAGCCACAGATTATAACCAGAAGTTAAAGGAGAAATTTCAATATCATCCTCATATAAAACGTATCTCTCGTCACCGACATCTACCAAAATCTATCTACAGCCAGATTCAGGAACAGCGCATCATGAAAGAAGCTCGTCGACGAAA gGAACTGAATCGTATCAAACATAGCAAGCCTGGATCTGTGCAGATGGTGTCAGAGAAGAAGAAACACATAGTGGCAGTTGTGAAATAA